In the Agromyces flavus genome, CGCGGCGCGCACCCGGTCGGCCAGCTCGGTCGAGGTGAGCACGACCTGCGCGTCGGCCGCGGCGTCGGCGATGCCCGCGAGATCACTCGCCGTCACGTCGGCCGAGAGCCCGAGCCGGTCGAGCGCGCGTTCCGCGTTCGCCTTCAGGATGGCCGACGTGCCGACGCCGAGCCCGCACACCGCGACGATCCTCATGAGGCCGCCCCCGTGCCATCCGTCGCCTCGCGGCGCGCCTCAGCGCCCTCGTCGAACACGGCGATCACGTCGGCCGCGGAGCGCGCACCGGCGAGCCGGTCGATGGCCGACCGCTCGTTGAAGACGTTCGCCAGGCCCGCCACGCTGGCCACGTGCTCCTCGGCGTTCGAGACCGCGAGTCCGACGACCACGCGCACCGGGTCGTTGTGCGGATGGCCGAACGCCACGGGCTCGGCGAGGGTGACGACCGCGAGCCCGCTGCGCACGACGTCAGGTCCCGGTCGCGCGTGCGCGAGCGCCAGGCCGGGCGCGATGACGATGTACGCGCCGAACTCCTCGAGCACCGCGATCATGCGGTCGGCGTAGCCCTCGCGCGTCGCGCCGGATCGGGCCAGCCCCCGCCCGGCCTCTCGGACGGCGGCACGCCAGTCGTCTGCGCGAGCGGCCAGGATCACGGCATCGTCGGGGAGCGGGGGAAGCGTCATGCGATCGGAATCGGGTCAGGCCTCGTCGAAGCCGTCCTGGATCTGCTCGACCAGGTCCTCGCGGTCGTCGAGAGGCAGGAACGCGGCCGCGGCGGCGTTCAGCTGGAACGTCTCGAGGTCGTCGAGGTCGTAGCCGAAGGCGTCGACGAGCAGCGCCAGCTCACGGGTGAGGCTCGTGGACGACTGCAGGCGGTTGTCGGTGTTGACGGTGACACGGAAGCCGAGCTGGTAGAGCAGGTCGAACGGGTGGTCGACGAGTTCGTCACCCCACCGCGCGATCGCGCCGGTCTGCAGATTCGACGACGGGCTCGTCTCGAGCGCGATCTCGCGGTCGCGAACCCACTGCGCGACCGGACCGAGCGAGACGTAGGTGTTCTCGTCGTCCTGGCGCTCGATGGTCAGGTCCTCGGCGAGGCGGACGCCGTGGCCCAGGCGCAGGGCCCGGCCGTCGAACAGTGCGCTGCGGATGGACTCGAGGCCGTCGCCCTCGCCGGCGTGCACGGTGACGGGGAGGAACCGCGTGGCGAGGTAGTCGAAGGCCGTGCGGTGCCGGCTGGCGGGGAACCCGGCCTCGGCTCCCGCGATGTCGAAGCCGACGACGCCGCGATCGCGATGGCGAACCGCGAGCTCGGCGATCTCGAGCCCGCGGTCGGCGTGGCGCATGGCCGTCACGAGCTGCCCCACGCGGATGCGACCGCCTTGCCGACGCACCTCGTCGACGCCCTCGTCGAGACCGGCCTGCACGGCCTCGACGGTCTCGTCGAGCGAGAGCCCGCGCGTGAGGTGCTGTTCGGGCGCCCAGCGCACCTCGCCGTAGATCACGCCGTCCTCGGCGAGGTCGAGCACGAACTCGCGGGCGACTCGGGCCAAGCCGTCGCGCGTCTGCATGACCGCGGTCGTCAGGTCGAACGTCTTGAGGTACTCGACGAGCGAACCCGAGTTCGACTGCTCGGCGAACCAGGTGCCGAGCGCCTCGGCGTCGGCCGCGGGCACCTCGTGGCCGATCTCGTCGGCGAGTTCGATCAGGGTCTGCGGCCGCAGGCCGCCGTCGAGGTGATCGTGCAACGAGATCTTGGGCAGCGACCGGATGTCGGTGCCGTCCCCCTCGAGCCGGTAGTCGGTCGCGTGCGTGTCCACCCCACCACGATAGCGGCGCGCGCCTCGCCCGGCGTGGCCATTTCGCGCGGCGTCAGCGGCCGATGCGGTCGGCGATGAGGGGGCCGCCGTCCTGGATCTCGTCGCCGGGCTCGCCGATCGTCCACGCGCCCTCGACGGCCTCGAGGGCGCGTGCGAAGCGCTCGGGCTCATCGGCGTGGAGCGTGAACAGCGGCTCGCCCTTGCGGACCGCATCGCCGGGCTTGGCGTGCAGGTCGATGCCGGCGGCGTGCTGGACCGGGTCCTCCTTGCGTGCCCGCCCGGCGCCCAGGCGCCATGCCCCGATGCCGAACGGCAGCGCCTCCTGCCGGACGAGCACGCCGTCGCGTTCGGCCACCACCACGTGCTGCTCCCGCGCCGTCGGCAGCGGCGCGTCGGGGTCGCCGCCCTGCGCGCGGATGGCCGCACGCCAGGTGTCCATCGCGCGACCGTCGTCGAGCGCGGCCTCGACGTCCACGTCGGCCTGCCCGGCGAGCGCGAGCATCTCGCGCGCGAGTTCGACGGTCAGCTCGCGGATGTCTGCAGGCCCGCCGCCCGCGAGGACCTCGACGGACTCGCGCACCTCGTTGGCGTTGCCGATGGTGAGTCCGAGCGGGACGTTCATGTTCGTGAGCAGCGCCGACGTCGCCACGCCCGCATCCTCGCCGAGCTCGACCATGGTGCGAGCGAGCTCGCGAGAGCGCTCGATGTCCTGCAGGAACGCGCCCGAGCCGAACTTCACGTCGAGCACCAGCGCCCCCGTGCCCTCGGCGATCTTCTTCGACATGATCGACGAGGCGATGAGCGGGATGGCCTCGACGGTCCCCGTGATGTCGCGGAGCGCGTACAGCTTCTTGTCGGCGGGGGCGAGGCCCGCGCCCGCCGCGCAGATCACGCCGCCGACGTCGCGCAGCTGCGCGAACATCTCGTCGTTCGACAGCTCGGCGCGCCATCCGGGGATGGACTCGAGCTTGTCGAGTGTGCCGCCCGTGTGGCCGAGACCGCGGCCCGACAGCTGCGGCACGGCGACGCCGAAGGACGCCACGAGCGGCATCAGGGGCAGCGTGATCTTGTCGCCCACGCCGCCCGTCGAGTGCTTGTCGGTCGTGGGCTTGCCGAGGCCGGAGAAGTCCATGCGCTCGCCCGAGGCGATCATCGCCATGGTCATGTCGCGGATCTCGCGGCGCGTCATGCCGTTGAGGAAGATCGCCATGGTCATGGCCGACATCTGCTCGTCGGCGACGTATCCCCGGGTGTACGCGTCGACGAGCCAGCCGATCTGCTCGGTCGACAGCTCGCCGCGATCGCGCTTCGTGCGGATCAGGTCGACGGCGTCGAAGGCCTCGACCGCGCTCATGCGGACTCCCCTCGGAACTCGGCGAGCTGTCGCGGACCGAACGCGTCGGGCAGCACCTCGTCGATGGTCTTCAGTCCCGACACGGTCTCGAGGATCATGCCGTCGGCCGAGTGCTCGAAGAGCAGCTGGCGGCACCGGCCGCAGGGCATGAGCACGTTCCCGTGGCCGTCGACGCACGTGAACGCCGTGAGCCGGCCGCCGCCCGACATGACCAGGGCGGAGACCAGCGAGCATTCGGCGCACAGCGTGACGCCGTAGGAGGCGTTCTCGACGTTGCATCCGCTCACGATGCGGCCGTCGTCGGCGATGGCTGCCGCGCCGACGGGGAACTGAGAGTACGGGACGTACGCCTTCGCCATCGCCTCGCGGGCGATCTCGCGGAGGTGGTCCCAGTCGATCGCGTGCTGGGCGGTCATGGTGCTCCTCGGGTCAGGACTTGATGTACGGCTTGCCGTCGGCCGCGGGCGCCCGCGACTTCCCGACCAGGCCGGCGACGGCGAAGATGGTCACGACGTACGGCAGCATGAGCATGAACTCGCTCGGCACGGGCGAACCGATGACCGACAACGTGTTCTGCAGGTTCGATGCGAAGCCGAACAGCAGCGCCGCGAGGGTCGCCTTGATCGGATCCCACTGGCCGAAGATGACGGCGGCGAGCGCGATGAAGCCCGCGCCCGCGGTCATCTCCTTGTTGAAGGCGATGCCCGAGCCGATCGTGAAGAACGTGCCGCCGAGGCCGGCGATCGCGCCCGCGAGCGCCACGTTCCAGAACCGGGTGCGGTTGACGTTGATGCCGACGGTGTCGGCCGCCTGCGGGTGCTCGCCCACCGCGCGGACCCGCAGGCCCCACTTGGTGTGGAACAGGCCGACGTAGACCAGCGCGACCGCGATGTACATGAGGTACACGATGATCGTCTGCCGGAACAGGACGGGTCCGATGATCGGGATCTCGCTGAGGATCGGGATGGGCAGCCGCTCGAACCGCTGGCCGGTGTTGTTGAGCTCGGCGGCGTTCGGGGCGAGCACCTGCGAGAAGAAGAAGCTCGTGAGGCCCACCACGAGCACGTTGAGCACCACGCCCACGATGACCTGGTCGACGAAGTACTTGATCGCGAAGGCCGCGAGCACCATCCCGACGAGCATGCCGGCGACCATGGCCGCCACGGTGCCCGCGATGAGGCCGAGCCAGGACTGGCCGGTCGACGTCGACACGATCGAGCAGACGACGGCCGCGGTGAAGGCGCCCGCGAGGAGCTGGCCCTCGATCGCGATGTTGACGACGCCGGCACGCTCGCCGATGACGCCGGCCAGCGAGCCGAAGATCAGCGGGACCGCGAGGCTCAGCGAGCCGAAGAGCAGGCCGATCATCGGCAGCGATGCACCCGCGCCGGCCCAGGTCAGGAAGCCGAACATGAACAGGATCGCGTAGACGACGACCAGCCAGAGCGGCACGCGGCGCTTCTGCGAGACGAGCCACGCCGAGTACGCCGTGGCGATCGCGAGCAGGATCACGACGGTCCACAGCGCGGGCATCGCGGGGACGACGAGCTCTGGGAGCTGGATGACGTCGTTGGCCGTCGAGAGCCGATAGGTGGTCGTGCCGCCGGATCGCGGTGCGAACACGGCGAAGGCGAGCAGCACGAGCGTGAAGATGCCGAAGGCGATGGGCGCCTTCCAGCTCGTCACGACCGTCGTGTCGAGCGACGCGGACTGCGGGGCCACGGGGGCGTTCGCCAGTGAGCTGGTCACTTCGCCACCACCTCCTTCGGGGTCACGCGCGTGGGTCGCTTGCGGCGGTCGGGGTCGGGCAGTCGGAAGATCGTGCGCACGAGCGGCGGCGCGGCGATGAAGAGCACGATGAGCGACTGCACCACGAGCACGATCTCGATCGGCACGCCCTCGGCGGCCTGCATGGCGAAGCCGCCGGCCTTGAACGCGCCGAAGAGGATGCCGGCCGCGAAGGTGCCCCACGGCGTCGAGCGGCCGAGCAGTGCCACGGTGATCGCGTCGAAGCCGATGCCGGCGTCGATGCCGGCCGTGAAACCGCTCGTCACGGTGCCGAGCACCTGGCTCACGCCGGCGAGGCCCAGGAGCGCGCCCGAGATGAGCATCGCGTAGACGTACATGCCCTTGACGTTGATGCCGGCCACGCGCGCCGCGTTGGGGTTGATGCCGACGGCGCGGAATTTGAACCCCAGGCTGGAGCGGCTCAGGATCCACCAGACGACCACGGTCGCGATCACCGCGAGGATGAACCCGAAGTGCAGGTTGTACTGGTCGCCCAGCAGCGCGGGGAAGACCGCCGTCTCCTTCATCGCGGGCGTCTTGGGGTTCGACGACCCCGGCGCCTGCAGGAGGCCGGGCGTTCGGAGCAGCCACGACACGAGGTAGAAGGCCACGTAGTTCAGCATGATCGTCACGATCACCTCGTGGGCGCCGGTGCGCGCCTTGAGAACACCGGCGATGCCGGCCCAGAGGGCGCCGCCCACGAGTCCGCCGACGAGGGCCACGAGCATGTGGATGCCCCAGGGCAGGTCGAAGCCGAATGCGAGCCATCCCGCCACCGACGCGGCGATGAGCATCTGGCCGCGTCCACCGATGTTGAACATGCCGACGCGGAACGCGAGCGCCACGCCGAGGCCACCCGCGATCAGCGGCGTCGCGAAGGTCAGCGTCTCGGTGAGCGGGCGGATGCCGTCGATGAAGTTGTCGCGCCGGAAGTTGTAGACCGCACCCTGGAACAGCGCCGAGTAAGCGCCCGACACGGAATCCCAGACCGCGATGAGCGTGTCGGTCGGACGCGCGAAGAAGTAGACGCTCGTCTCCTGGACGCGCTCGTCGGTGAAGGCGATCATGATCGCGCCGACCAGCAGCGCGAGCAGGACCGCGAGCACGGAGATGATGGCGTTGCCCGTCGCGATGTCGCGCAGGGTCGTGTGCCAGCGGGACGGCGGCGGCACCTCGGCGCCTTCGGGCGTCGGCGTGACGCCGGGGCCGGCGACCGGGGCCGCGGCGGGCTCCTCGGACACGGCGCCGGGTTCTTCGAGGACGACGTCGATGTCGAGGTCGGGCTCGTCGGCGCGGGGCGCGTCGCCCCGCGGGTCCTGGGGGTCGCTCATGCGGCCGCTCCTTCTGCGGGGGTTTCGCCGGCCATCATGAGGCCGAGGACGTCGCGGGGCGTGTTGCCGGGGACGATCCCGACGATGCGACCCCGGTACATGACCATGATCCGGTCGGCGAGCGCCTCGACCTCGTCGAGCTCGGTCGAGACGACGAGCACCGGGACACCGGCGTCGCGCGCCTCGACGATGCGCTTGTGGATGAACTCGATCGAGCCGACGTCGACGCCGCGGGTGGGCTGGGCGGCGACGAGCAGGCGCAGGTCGCGGCTCAACTCGCGCGCGAGCACGACCTTCTGCTGGTTGCCGCCCGAGAGCCGGCTCGCCCAGACGTCGATGCCCTGCGTGCGGATGTCGAACTCGCGCACCTTCTCGCGCGCGAACTCGGCCAGCGCACCGCGCTGGAGGTTGCCGGCCCGCACGAACGGCGGACTCTCGCTCCGGTTCAGCATCAGGTTCTCGGCGATCGTGAACTCGCCGACCAGGCCGTCCTCGTTGCGGTCCTCGGGCACGAAGCCCACGCCGGATTCGAGGATGCGGCGCACGCTGGCTCCGACGAGCTCGACGCCCTCGAGGCGGACCGTGCCCTCGACGCGTTCCTGCAGGCCGAGCAGCGCCTCGGTGAGCTCGGTCTGGCCGTTGCCCTGGACGCCCGCGACGGCGAGGATCTCGCCCCGACGCACCTCGAAGCTCACGTCGTTGACGACGAGGTGACCGAGCGGGTCGATCACGGTGAGGCCGTCGACCACGAGCGAGGGCTCGCCGAGCGTCGGCTCCTCCTTGTGGACCTTCAGCTCGACCGTGCGACCGACCATGAGGGAGGCCAGCTCGGCGTTCGACGCGGTGGGGGACGCCTCGCCGACGACCTTGCCGAGGCGGATGACCGTGATGCGGTCGGCGACCTCGCGTACCTCGCGCAGCTTGTGCGTGATGAACACGATGGACGTGCCCGACTCCTTGAGCTGGCGCATGATGCCCATCAGCTCGTCGGTCTCCTGCGGCGTGAGCACGGCCGTGGGCTCGTCGAAGACGAGCACGCGCGCGTCGCGGGAGAGCGCCTTGATGATCTCGACGCGCTGCTGGACGCCGACGGGGAGGTCTTCGACCAGCGCGTCGGGATCGACGTGGAAGCCGAATCGCTTCGAGATCTCGGTAACCTTCTCGCGGGCCGCCGCGAGGTCGAGCAACCCGCCGGTGCGGGTGGACTCGTTGCCGAGCATGACGTTCTCGGCCACCGTGAACACGGGGATGAGCATGAAGTGCTGGTGCACCATGCCGATGCCAGCGGCCATCGCGTCACCCGGTCCGGCGAAGTGCTGCACCTCGCCGTCGAGGAGCACCTCGCCCTCGTCGGCTTGGTACAGGCCGTAGAGCACGTTCATCAGCGTCGACTTGCCCGCGCCGTTCTCGCCGAGGAGGCAGTGGATCTCTCCAGCCTCCACGGTGAGGTCGATGTGGTCGTTGGCGACCAGGCTGCCGAAGCGCTTCGTGATGCCGCGAAGTTCGAGCTTCATGTCCCCGATCCTAGTGAGCGCGCTGCATCTGTTGGGGGTGCTGCGCGGATGTCGGAACGGCCCGAGGGGGCCTGCTCACATGTTGACGCGCCTGCGCGGATGCGCGGGCAGGAATGCCGAACGGGGAGGTCGGCTGGTGCCGACCTCCCCGTCCATGCGGGTCGTCCTTAACCGGCGAGGTAGGACTTGACCTCGATGTCGCCGGCGATGATCGCATCCTTCAGCTCGTCGAGCTCGCCCTGGAGCGTGTCGGAGACCTTCGACTCGAAGTCGTGGAACGGCGCGAGGCCGACGCCCTCGTTCTCGAGCGTGCCGATGAACGGCGTCGCGTCGAACTCGCCCTGGCCGGCGGCGAGCACGGCCTCGTAGGTGCCGACGTCGATGCCCTTGAGGATCGAGGTCAGCACGAGGTCGGCGACGTCGGGGTCGGTCTCGGTGAAGTCCGCGTCCACGCCGATGAGGGCGATGTCACGGCCGGCCTCGCGGATCGCCGCCGCAGCCGACTGGTAGATCGGGCCGCCGACGGGCAGCAGCACGTCGACGTCCTGGTCGATCAGGCCCTGGGCGACCTGGCGAGCGGTGTCGTTCGCCTCGAATCCACCCGTGAAGAGGCCGTCGGTGCCGTCCCAGCCGAGGACCTGGACGCTCGTGCCCTTCTCCTGGTTGTAGTAGTCGGCGCCCTGCTTGAAGCCGTCCATGAAGATCGAGACGGTCGGGAAGTTCATGCCGCCGAACGTGCCGATCTTGTCGGTCTCGCTGAAGTCTGCCGCCGCGTACCCGGCCAGGAACGCCGCCTGGGCGGTGTCGAAGAGGATCGGCTTGATGTTCTCGGAGTCGACGGTGCCGTCGAAGTCGTTGTCGGCCGCGTCGTCGATGATGACGTACTCGATGTCGGGGTTGGCGAGCGCCGACTCGACGGTCGCCGCCGAGAGAGCGAAGCCGACGGTCACGATGAGGTCGCAGCCCTGGTCGACGAGGCTCGTCAGGTTCGGCGCGTAGTCGGTCTCGGACGCGGACTCGACGGTGATGGCCTCGACGCCGAGCTCGTCGGCCGCCTTGGTGATGCCCTCGAAGCCGAGCTGGTTGAACGACTTGTCGTCGAAGCCGCCGGCGTCGGAGACCATGCACGGCTGGAAGTCGATCGCCTCGCCCGAGGCGCCGCCGTCTTCGGCCTCTTCGGGGGCCGATGCGCAGCCCGCGAGCAGCGCGACCGCGCCGAGCGTCGCCAGGCCGCCGAACGCGGCCTTCTTGAACGTGAACGTCACAGTGTCCTCCAAAAGACTGCACCCCGATCAGGTCTCGGGGACCGTGAGGTCACGTTACCCAATGTTTCGGCGGGCGCCACGGGTCGTTCGGCCCGGTCGGGCAATGGTTATGAAGCCGCGACATTCTGCTCATATGAGCAGGGATGGCTCACCCCCGAGCGGGGGACGCACCATCCGGCTCAGGGCGTGGAGGGCGACTCGACGACGAGCTCACCCGAGATGATCCGCTGCCTGACGCCCTCGATCTCGCCCTGCAGCTCGGCGGGGACGAGCGATTCGAGGTCGTGGTACGGCGCGATCTCGACGCCGCCGTTCTCGAGCGTGCCGACGTAGGGCTCGTTCGTGAAGGAGTCCTCGACGACGTCGCCCACGATCTCGACCATCGCCTGCTGGGTGTTCTTCAGCACGCTCGTCAGCAGGACCGCGCGGTACTGCTCGGGAAGTGTGTCGTAGCCGTCGCTGTCGACCCAGATGATCGACGTGCCGCCGCGCTCGAGCGCGGCCGCGGCCGCCCCTTCGCCCACCTGGCCCGCGACGGGGAGGATCACGTCGGCCCCCTGGTCGATGAAGCCCTCGGTGAGCACCTTGCCCTTGTTGACGTCCTCGAAGTCGCCCGTGAACGCGCCGTCCTGCGTCTGCTTGTTCCAGCCGAGCGCGCGCACCTGGGTGCCGTGCACCTCGTTGTACATCGCGACGCCGTCGACGAAGCCGTCCATGAACAGGGTGACCGGTGGCTGGTTGCCACCGCCGAAGGTCGCCACGACGCCCGTCTTCGAGACGCCCGCGGCGAGGTAGCCGGCGAGGAAGGACGCCTGCGCGGTGTCGAAGACGACGGGCTTGACGTTCTCGGCCTCGACCACCTCGTCGACGATGGAGAAGGCGAGATCGGGGTTGGCCTCGGCCTGGTCGAGCGTGGCCTGCGCGAGCTCGTATCCCACGGTGACGATGAGCTCGCAGCCGGAGTCGACGGCCTGCTGCACGTTCGGCTCGAGGTCGGTCTCGCCGGTCGAGACGAGCGCCTCGGCCTCGATGCCGTACTCCTCCTCGGCCTGTTGCAGGCCCTCCCAGCTGGACTGGTTGAACGAACGGTCCTCGAGGCCGCCGGAGTTGGTGACCATGCGCGCGCACACCTCGGCCTGGGCGCCGTCGTCGCCGCCCTCGGGTGCCGGGCCGCACCCGGCGAGGGCGAGGGATGCCGCGACGAGCGCGGCTCCGAACGTGAGGACCCTGCGCACCGACATCCCGACCGCCTTCCCGTGCCTACAGCACGTCGCTGGATCCGCCGAGACGCAGGGCGTCGACGACGGCCTTCACGCGCTGCGCGTGCTCGCTCGTGGTGACGAGCAACGCGTCCGGCGTGTCCACGACGACGATATCGCGGACCCCGATGAGCGTGATGACGCGATCGGCACGGCTGACCACGATGCCGCTCGCGGCGTCGGCGAGGACGCGCGCATTCTCGCCGAGGATCGCCAGCTCGCCCGAACGGCCGGCCGTGTTCAGCTTCGCCAGCGATGCGAAGTCGCCCACGTCGTCCCACTGGAAGTGGCCGCGGATCACGGCGAGCCGGCCGCGCTCGGCGGCGGGCTCGGCGACCGAGTAGTCGATCGCGATCTTCTCGAGCCCCGGCCAGATGCGGTCGACCGCGGGCCCGCGGGTGGCCGGGTCGTCCCATTCCGCGGCGAGCTCGACGAGGCCGGCGTGGAGCTCGGGCTTGGTGCGCGCGAGCTCCTCGAGCAGGCGGTCGGCACGTGCGATGAACATGCCCGCGTTCCAGAGATGGCGGCCGCCCTCGAGGTAGGTGCGAGCCGTGTCGAGGTCGGGCTTCTCGACGAAGCTCGAGACCGCCGACGCATGCCTCGCCCCGGGGATCTCGAGCTCCTCGCCGCACTCGATGTAGCCGAAGCCCACCGCCGGCTCCGTCGGCGTGATGCCGATCGTCGCGATGTAGCCCGCGTCGGCCGCGGCGACCGCGGAGGTGACCGCCTCGCGGAACAGCGTGGTCCCGGAGATCACGTGGTCGGCCGCGAACGAGCCGATGATCACGCCCGGCTCGCGGCGCTCCAAGATCGCCGCCGCGAGGCCGATGGCCGCGGTCGAGTCGCGGGGCTCGCTCTCGAGGACGATGTTCTCGTCGGTCAGCTCGGGCAGCTGGGCCTCGACGGCGGCGCGGTGCGCGCGACCCGTGACGACCATGATGCGCTGCTCGCCCGACAGC is a window encoding:
- a CDS encoding ABC transporter permease; amino-acid sequence: MSDPQDPRGDAPRADEPDLDIDVVLEEPGAVSEEPAAAPVAGPGVTPTPEGAEVPPPSRWHTTLRDIATGNAIISVLAVLLALLVGAIMIAFTDERVQETSVYFFARPTDTLIAVWDSVSGAYSALFQGAVYNFRRDNFIDGIRPLTETLTFATPLIAGGLGVALAFRVGMFNIGGRGQMLIAASVAGWLAFGFDLPWGIHMLVALVGGLVGGALWAGIAGVLKARTGAHEVIVTIMLNYVAFYLVSWLLRTPGLLQAPGSSNPKTPAMKETAVFPALLGDQYNLHFGFILAVIATVVVWWILSRSSLGFKFRAVGINPNAARVAGINVKGMYVYAMLISGALLGLAGVSQVLGTVTSGFTAGIDAGIGFDAITVALLGRSTPWGTFAAGILFGAFKAGGFAMQAAEGVPIEIVLVVQSLIVLFIAAPPLVRTIFRLPDPDRRKRPTRVTPKEVVAK
- a CDS encoding PTS sugar transporter subunit IIA; its protein translation is MTLPPLPDDAVILAARADDWRAAVREAGRGLARSGATREGYADRMIAVLEEFGAYIVIAPGLALAHARPGPDVVRSGLAVVTLAEPVAFGHPHNDPVRVVVGLAVSNAEEHVASVAGLANVFNERSAIDRLAGARSAADVIAVFDEGAEARREATDGTGAAS
- a CDS encoding BMP family lipoprotein — protein: MSVRRVLTFGAALVAASLALAGCGPAPEGGDDGAQAEVCARMVTNSGGLEDRSFNQSSWEGLQQAEEEYGIEAEALVSTGETDLEPNVQQAVDSGCELIVTVGYELAQATLDQAEANPDLAFSIVDEVVEAENVKPVVFDTAQASFLAGYLAAGVSKTGVVATFGGGNQPPVTLFMDGFVDGVAMYNEVHGTQVRALGWNKQTQDGAFTGDFEDVNKGKVLTEGFIDQGADVILPVAGQVGEGAAAAALERGGTSIIWVDSDGYDTLPEQYRAVLLTSVLKNTQQAMVEIVGDVVEDSFTNEPYVGTLENGGVEIAPYHDLESLVPAELQGEIEGVRQRIISGELVVESPSTP
- a CDS encoding ABC transporter permease produces the protein MTSSLANAPVAPQSASLDTTVVTSWKAPIAFGIFTLVLLAFAVFAPRSGGTTTYRLSTANDVIQLPELVVPAMPALWTVVILLAIATAYSAWLVSQKRRVPLWLVVVYAILFMFGFLTWAGAGASLPMIGLLFGSLSLAVPLIFGSLAGVIGERAGVVNIAIEGQLLAGAFTAAVVCSIVSTSTGQSWLGLIAGTVAAMVAGMLVGMVLAAFAIKYFVDQVIVGVVLNVLVVGLTSFFFSQVLAPNAAELNNTGQRFERLPIPILSEIPIIGPVLFRQTIIVYLMYIAVALVYVGLFHTKWGLRVRAVGEHPQAADTVGINVNRTRFWNVALAGAIAGLGGTFFTIGSGIAFNKEMTAGAGFIALAAVIFGQWDPIKATLAALLFGFASNLQNTLSVIGSPVPSEFMLMLPYVVTIFAVAGLVGKSRAPAADGKPYIKS
- a CDS encoding ABC transporter ATP-binding protein; translation: MKLELRGITKRFGSLVANDHIDLTVEAGEIHCLLGENGAGKSTLMNVLYGLYQADEGEVLLDGEVQHFAGPGDAMAAGIGMVHQHFMLIPVFTVAENVMLGNESTRTGGLLDLAAAREKVTEISKRFGFHVDPDALVEDLPVGVQQRVEIIKALSRDARVLVFDEPTAVLTPQETDELMGIMRQLKESGTSIVFITHKLREVREVADRITVIRLGKVVGEASPTASNAELASLMVGRTVELKVHKEEPTLGEPSLVVDGLTVIDPLGHLVVNDVSFEVRRGEILAVAGVQGNGQTELTEALLGLQERVEGTVRLEGVELVGASVRRILESGVGFVPEDRNEDGLVGEFTIAENLMLNRSESPPFVRAGNLQRGALAEFAREKVREFDIRTQGIDVWASRLSGGNQQKVVLARELSRDLRLLVAAQPTRGVDVGSIEFIHKRIVEARDAGVPVLVVSTELDEVEALADRIMVMYRGRIVGIVPGNTPRDVLGLMMAGETPAEGAAA
- a CDS encoding BMP family lipoprotein — its product is MTFTFKKAAFGGLATLGAVALLAGCASAPEEAEDGGASGEAIDFQPCMVSDAGGFDDKSFNQLGFEGITKAADELGVEAITVESASETDYAPNLTSLVDQGCDLIVTVGFALSAATVESALANPDIEYVIIDDAADNDFDGTVDSENIKPILFDTAQAAFLAGYAAADFSETDKIGTFGGMNFPTVSIFMDGFKQGADYYNQEKGTSVQVLGWDGTDGLFTGGFEANDTARQVAQGLIDQDVDVLLPVGGPIYQSAAAAIREAGRDIALIGVDADFTETDPDVADLVLTSILKGIDVGTYEAVLAAGQGEFDATPFIGTLENEGVGLAPFHDFESKVSDTLQGELDELKDAIIAGDIEVKSYLAG
- a CDS encoding PTS sugar transporter subunit IIB, which gives rise to MRIVAVCGLGVGTSAILKANAERALDRLGLSADVTASDLAGIADAAADAQVVLTSTELADRVRAALGRTWSEIVEVENYFDVEEIGRKLDASLG
- a CDS encoding adenosine deaminase, yielding MDTHATDYRLEGDGTDIRSLPKISLHDHLDGGLRPQTLIELADEIGHEVPAADAEALGTWFAEQSNSGSLVEYLKTFDLTTAVMQTRDGLARVAREFVLDLAEDGVIYGEVRWAPEQHLTRGLSLDETVEAVQAGLDEGVDEVRRQGGRIRVGQLVTAMRHADRGLEIAELAVRHRDRGVVGFDIAGAEAGFPASRHRTAFDYLATRFLPVTVHAGEGDGLESIRSALFDGRALRLGHGVRLAEDLTIERQDDENTYVSLGPVAQWVRDREIALETSPSSNLQTGAIARWGDELVDHPFDLLYQLGFRVTVNTDNRLQSSTSLTRELALLVDAFGYDLDDLETFQLNAAAAAFLPLDDREDLVEQIQDGFDEA
- a CDS encoding mannose-1-phosphate guanylyltransferase, with the translated sequence MRQAPLERFYSVIPAGGVGSRLWPLSRADAPKFLHDLTGSGQTLLRDTWDRLAPLSGEQRIMVVTGRAHRAAVEAQLPELTDENIVLESEPRDSTAAIGLAAAILERREPGVIIGSFAADHVISGTTLFREAVTSAVAAADAGYIATIGITPTEPAVGFGYIECGEELEIPGARHASAVSSFVEKPDLDTARTYLEGGRHLWNAGMFIARADRLLEELARTKPELHAGLVELAAEWDDPATRGPAVDRIWPGLEKIAIDYSVAEPAAERGRLAVIRGHFQWDDVGDFASLAKLNTAGRSGELAILGENARVLADAASGIVVSRADRVITLIGVRDIVVVDTPDALLVTTSEHAQRVKAVVDALRLGGSSDVL
- a CDS encoding thymidine phosphorylase, whose protein sequence is MSAVEAFDAVDLIRTKRDRGELSTEQIGWLVDAYTRGYVADEQMSAMTMAIFLNGMTRREIRDMTMAMIASGERMDFSGLGKPTTDKHSTGGVGDKITLPLMPLVASFGVAVPQLSGRGLGHTGGTLDKLESIPGWRAELSNDEMFAQLRDVGGVICAAGAGLAPADKKLYALRDITGTVEAIPLIASSIMSKKIAEGTGALVLDVKFGSGAFLQDIERSRELARTMVELGEDAGVATSALLTNMNVPLGLTIGNANEVRESVEVLAGGGPADIRELTVELAREMLALAGQADVDVEAALDDGRAMDTWRAAIRAQGGDPDAPLPTAREQHVVVAERDGVLVRQEALPFGIGAWRLGAGRARKEDPVQHAAGIDLHAKPGDAVRKGEPLFTLHADEPERFARALEAVEGAWTIGEPGDEIQDGGPLIADRIGR
- a CDS encoding cytidine deaminase, which gives rise to MTAQHAIDWDHLREIAREAMAKAYVPYSQFPVGAAAIADDGRIVSGCNVENASYGVTLCAECSLVSALVMSGGGRLTAFTCVDGHGNVLMPCGRCRQLLFEHSADGMILETVSGLKTIDEVLPDAFGPRQLAEFRGESA